The proteins below come from a single Gordonia sp. X0973 genomic window:
- a CDS encoding cytochrome c biogenesis protein CcdA, whose protein sequence is MNNLTLLLVGFVGGLLAGVSPCVLPVLPVVLVGSAAARSADTPADTEGAANTAKSRASRWRPVAIVAGLTVSFALITLFGTLLLAALHLPSSLLRWIGLVALVLVGVAMLVPQVEQFLDRLFAKIPQRQVSTKGAGLLGGFVLGLALGAVFVPCAGPVLAAIAVAGATGTIGTETVLLTVAFAVGVAIPLLAVALAGERITARVRGFQRHQRLLRGAAGALIIALAVALTFDLPSVIQRHVPDYTRSIADPLQAKVRVPSAAGTGSLRTCQEAAFNGSSEGLADCGRAPEFTGINTWLGGSPIRMADQRGKVVLVDFWAYSCINCQRALPHVQAWWKRYEQSGLRVVGVHTPEYAFEHDTGNIAAGAAKLGLTFPIAVDNDYGTWKAYQNVAWPADYLVDATGTIRHVSLGEGAYDRTEGYIRDLLTAANPGVVLPPPAGLPDNTPTDRQRTPESYLGAAKQQNYGGSGEYTAGTRTFADAGAPAPNTFRLSGTWTVGDESLTAGDGARIILNYRAREVYLNVGGSGTLTTDDDGRTRTIPVSGPPDIRTVASHPDSHDGVVGIAVSPGLSIYSFTFG, encoded by the coding sequence ATGAACAACCTGACCCTGCTGCTGGTCGGGTTCGTCGGCGGCCTCTTGGCCGGGGTGTCGCCATGCGTGCTCCCGGTGCTCCCGGTGGTGCTCGTCGGCAGCGCCGCGGCGCGCTCCGCCGACACCCCCGCCGATACCGAGGGCGCGGCGAACACGGCGAAGAGCCGAGCGAGCCGCTGGCGTCCGGTGGCCATCGTCGCGGGCTTGACGGTGAGCTTTGCCCTCATCACCCTCTTCGGGACCTTGCTGCTGGCGGCCTTGCACCTGCCGTCCTCGCTGCTGCGCTGGATCGGGCTGGTCGCCCTCGTCCTCGTCGGCGTCGCGATGCTCGTCCCACAGGTCGAGCAGTTCCTGGATCGCCTTTTCGCGAAGATCCCGCAGCGGCAGGTATCGACGAAGGGTGCCGGCCTGCTGGGCGGATTCGTCCTGGGCCTCGCGCTGGGCGCGGTCTTCGTGCCGTGCGCCGGACCGGTGCTGGCCGCCATCGCGGTGGCCGGCGCCACGGGGACGATCGGAACCGAGACCGTCCTGCTGACGGTCGCATTCGCCGTGGGCGTCGCCATCCCCCTGCTCGCCGTCGCCCTCGCCGGCGAGCGGATCACCGCCCGGGTACGCGGCTTCCAACGCCACCAACGGCTCCTCCGCGGTGCCGCCGGGGCGCTGATCATCGCTCTGGCCGTCGCCCTCACCTTCGACCTGCCCAGCGTCATCCAACGACACGTACCGGACTACACCCGTTCTATCGCCGATCCCCTACAGGCGAAGGTTCGGGTGCCGTCGGCCGCGGGGACCGGATCGCTGCGCACCTGTCAGGAGGCCGCGTTCAACGGCAGCTCCGAGGGGCTTGCCGACTGCGGTCGCGCCCCCGAATTCACGGGTATCAACACCTGGCTGGGTGGGAGCCCCATCCGGATGGCCGACCAGCGCGGGAAGGTCGTGCTGGTCGACTTCTGGGCGTACTCGTGCATCAACTGCCAGCGGGCCCTCCCCCACGTCCAGGCATGGTGGAAGCGCTACGAGCAGTCGGGTCTGCGCGTCGTCGGGGTACACACGCCGGAGTACGCCTTCGAACACGACACCGGCAACATCGCCGCCGGGGCGGCGAAGCTCGGACTCACCTTCCCGATCGCCGTCGACAACGACTACGGGACGTGGAAGGCCTATCAGAACGTCGCCTGGCCGGCTGACTACCTCGTCGACGCCACCGGCACGATCCGCCACGTCAGCCTCGGTGAAGGCGCCTACGACCGCACCGAGGGCTACATCCGCGACCTGCTGACCGCCGCCAACCCCGGCGTCGTGCTACCCCCACCCGCGGGGCTGCCCGACAACACGCCGACAGACCGGCAACGCACCCCGGAGTCCTATCTCGGCGCGGCCAAACAGCAGAACTACGGCGGCTCGGGTGAATACACCGCGGGAACGCGGACCTTCGCCGACGCCGGGGCACCCGCGCCCAACACGTTTCGGTTGAGCGGGACCTGGACCGTCGGCGACGAATCACTCACCGCCGGCGACGGCGCGCGCATCATCCTCAACTACCGGGCGCGCGAGGTCTATCTCAACGTGGGCGGCTCGGGCACCCTGACCACCGACGACGACGGCAGGACCCGCACGATCCCCGTCTCCGGCCCGCCCGACATCCGCACGGTCGCCTCCCACCCCGACTCGCACGACGGCGTGGTCGGTATCGCCGTCTCCCCCGGACTGAGCATCTACTCCTTCACCTTCGGCTGA
- a CDS encoding helix-turn-helix transcriptional regulator, which produces MPEIPHARITPEQLDAAAATFDLLSVPGRLHLVWLLASNEYDVTTLAELTGANVPAASQQLAKLRAAGVVAARRDGRRQLYRVEDPHIVAVIEEMFGHIAPDGTLGSDPALADPRRPPRRPRFSEIAR; this is translated from the coding sequence ATGCCCGAGATCCCCCACGCGCGAATCACCCCGGAACAGCTCGATGCCGCCGCGGCCACCTTCGACCTGTTGTCGGTCCCCGGCCGCCTCCATCTGGTGTGGCTGCTCGCCTCGAACGAGTACGACGTCACGACCCTCGCCGAGCTGACGGGTGCCAACGTCCCCGCCGCGAGTCAGCAACTGGCCAAGCTGCGCGCCGCCGGGGTGGTTGCGGCACGCCGGGACGGCCGCCGTCAGCTGTATCGGGTGGAGGACCCGCATATCGTCGCGGTCATCGAGGAGATGTTCGGCCACATCGCCCCGGACGGGACGCTCGGTTCCGATCCGGCGCTCGCCGATCCCCGTCGCCCTCCGCGCCGACCACGGTTCAGCGAGATCGCACGGTAG
- a CDS encoding acetyl-CoA C-acetyltransferase yields the protein MTTRELTPVYVLGGNRIPFARSNGAYLSETNQSMLTAALTGLVQRFDLAGAHLGEVAGGAVVKLARDHSLTREALLDTALSRSTPTVDMQQQCATGGQTVVHIANKIACGQIESGVACGADTTSDPPIGFGPRLRDRLVRINASRSTLDRAKQAARIPFSLDFDIPSPGERRTKLTPGAAQAITGEAWGIGRAEQDEIALASHRNLAAAYDRGFLADLVTPFAGLAEDDNLRRDITPERLAQLKPCFGGRDGTMTAANSTTLTDGASAVLLGNAEWAAAHDLKPLARIVDAQSWGVDYVDGDPKTQGVLMAPVYAVNELLRRNGLALQDFDFYEIHEAFASQVLSTLAAWEDPAFCRDLLARPEPLGSIDRSRLNVVGGSLATGHPFGATGGRIVATVSKLLAEKGSGRALVSICAGSGMSVAMIIEAA from the coding sequence ATGACAACTCGTGAGTTGACCCCCGTCTACGTCTTGGGCGGTAATCGGATCCCCTTCGCCCGGTCCAACGGGGCCTATCTGTCGGAGACCAACCAATCGATGCTGACCGCCGCGTTGACCGGATTGGTCCAGCGCTTCGACCTGGCCGGTGCACACCTGGGCGAGGTGGCCGGCGGCGCGGTGGTGAAACTGGCACGCGACCACAGCCTCACCCGCGAGGCACTGCTGGACACGGCCCTGTCGCGGTCCACCCCCACCGTCGACATGCAGCAGCAGTGCGCGACCGGCGGTCAGACCGTGGTCCACATCGCCAACAAGATCGCCTGCGGGCAGATCGAATCCGGCGTCGCCTGCGGCGCGGACACCACGTCGGACCCGCCCATCGGCTTCGGCCCGCGACTGCGCGACCGGCTGGTGCGCATCAACGCGTCGCGCTCGACACTCGATCGCGCCAAGCAGGCCGCACGCATTCCGTTCTCCCTCGACTTCGACATCCCCAGCCCCGGCGAGCGTCGCACCAAGCTCACGCCCGGTGCCGCGCAGGCCATTACCGGCGAGGCCTGGGGCATCGGCCGCGCCGAACAGGACGAGATCGCACTCGCCTCCCACCGCAACCTCGCCGCCGCCTACGACCGCGGCTTCCTCGCCGACCTGGTCACGCCGTTCGCGGGACTCGCAGAGGACGACAACCTGCGCCGCGACATCACGCCGGAACGGTTGGCGCAACTCAAGCCCTGCTTCGGCGGCCGCGACGGCACGATGACCGCCGCCAACTCCACCACCCTCACCGACGGGGCGTCGGCGGTGCTGCTCGGCAACGCGGAATGGGCGGCCGCGCACGACCTGAAACCGCTGGCGCGCATCGTCGACGCGCAGAGCTGGGGCGTCGATTACGTCGACGGCGATCCCAAGACCCAAGGCGTCTTGATGGCGCCGGTGTACGCGGTCAACGAGTTGCTCCGTCGCAATGGACTGGCCCTGCAGGATTTCGACTTCTACGAGATCCACGAGGCCTTCGCCTCCCAGGTCCTCTCGACACTGGCTGCCTGGGAGGACCCTGCCTTCTGCCGCGACCTCCTGGCGCGACCGGAACCGCTGGGCTCGATCGACCGTTCGCGGTTGAACGTCGTCGGCGGGTCGCTGGCCACCGGCCACCCGTTCGGCGCAACCGGCGGGCGGATCGTCGCGACGGTGTCGAAGCTCCTCGCCGAGAAGGGATCGGGCCGGGCACTCGTCTCCATCTGCGCGGGCAGCGGCATGTCGGTCGCCATGATCATCGAGGCCGCCTAG